A section of the Phycodurus eques isolate BA_2022a chromosome 4, UOR_Pequ_1.1, whole genome shotgun sequence genome encodes:
- the rspo3 gene encoding R-spondin-3, translated as MQLQLISFVWIILHCMDYTGCQQHSTSRHRQHKQISGVSSGCQQGGCLTCSDYNGCLSCKPRFFMHLERIGMKQIGVCMTSCPPGFYGTRSPERNTCTKCRSECDSCFNKNFCTRCRIGFYLHLGKCQESCPEGLVRSDTQRECVPTCPAECELCVNSETCTRCRPGLYQLNGRCHHICPDDYEPSDKLMECIRQVHCEVAEWSEWSPCSRSDRTCGFKRGQETRKRLVLQHSSPFGRPCPEILEIKECLVKRKQCPGRKSNDRKGRRNRNNRKENQEVRRDRKRERERARDTAARQDNSNKTEHRHRRGHDLDPFSPEEGLVQ; from the exons ATGCAATTACAACTGATCTCCTTTGTTTGGATCATCTTGCACTGCATGGATTACACTGGATGTCAGCAGCACAGCACCTCCAGGCACCGGCAACATAAAC AGATCTCTGGTGTGAGTTCAGGGTGCCAGCAGGGTGGCTGTCTAACCTGCTCTGACTACAATGGCTGCCTTTCCTGCAAGCCACGGTTCTTCATGCATTTGGAGAGGATTGGGATGAAGCAGATCGGGGTGTGCATGACTTCCTGTCCACCAGGCTTTTACGGCACCCGCTCACCAGAAAGAAATACGTGCACAA AGTGCAGGTCTGAGTGCGACTCCTGCTTCAACAAGAACTTCTGCACGCGCTGCCGGATAGGGTTCTACCTTCACCTGGGCAAGTGCCAAGAGAGCTGCCCTGAGGGGCTGGTCCGCAGCGATACACAGAGGGAGTGTGTTCCCA CTTGCCCTGCAGAGTGTGAGTTATGTGTGAACAGCGAGACATGTACAAGGTGCCGGCCGGGCCTGTATCAGCTCAATGGGAGATGCCACCACATCTGTCCAGATGACTATGAACCCAGTGACAAACTCATGGAGTGTATTCGGCAAG TGCACTGCGAAGTGGCCGAGTGGAGCGAATGGAGTCCCTGCTCTCGGTCCGACAGAACCTGTGGCTTCAAGCGGGGCCAGGAGACCCGCAAACGGCTGGTCCTGCAGCACTCATCGCCTTTTGGCAGACCATGTCCTGAGATCTTAGAAATCAAAGAGTGTCTGGTCAAGAGGAAACAATGTCCAG GTCGGAAGTCAAATGATCGAAAAGGGCGGAGGAATCGTAACAACCGCAAAGAGAACCAAGAGGTCAGAAGGGACAGGAAACGGGAGCGCGAAAGGGCTCGAGACACGGCGGCCCGCCAAGACAACAGTAACAAAACAGAGCACAGACATCGGCGAGGTCATGACCTGGATCCTTTCTCCCCCGAGGAGGGCCTTGTACAGTAG